Genomic segment of Desulfobacterales bacterium:
CCTGTGTCGGTTTACGGTACGATCACCTTACTGAATGAATACGAGGCTTTTCCTGGAAGCATGGAATCAATCACTTTATGAGCCTTAAGGCTCTCGTCATCACGCCTCGGTGTTGAATAAGGACCCGGATTTGCCAAGGTCCTCCACCTACACGCTTAAACCGGGTATTCCAACACCCGGATGATCTATCCTTCTCCGTCCCCCCGTATCCGTAACACCAGTATGGTGGTACAGGAATATTAACCTGTTTCCCATCGACTACGCCTCTCGGCCTCGTCTTAGGGGTCGACTAACCCTGAGCAGATTAACTTTACTACAGGAAACCTTAGGCTTTCGGCGTGCGGGTTTCTCACCCGCATTTTCGCTACTCGTGTCAACATAAGCTCTTGTGGGACCTCCAGCACTCCTTTCGGTGTACCTTCTCAGGCTACCACAATGTTCTCCTACCACTCCAGGAAACAGGGGACAGGATACAGGAATCAGAATTTATTTATCCCAACTTCTGTGTAATCCCTGAAGCATGCGCGATATCTCCTGATATTCATCGCGCCAACGCTTCCAATTCCCCTTGTCGATATATTCAAGGTCCAGACAGTATCGAAGCCAGACGCGCATCTCGTCGCTTGAACCGATTGACATCATCAGAAATCGTTTGAATTCCGCCACCGATTGACTTCGCTTTCCAAAACCTTCCGCCAGGTTCGCGCATATGGACTTGCTGGCACTCCTGATCTGGCTGCCAAGTCCATATTGTTCTTCCCTGGGAAACTTTAAACTTACATGATGTATCTCTAAAGAAATCCTGTAAGCACGCTGGAAAACGTCTAAGTCTTCAAAAGACTTAATGTCTTTCACGTCTGTCTCCTGCTTCCTGTACCCTGTTTCCTGAAATCCGCAGCTTCGGTAGTATGCTTGAGCCCCGCTGAATTTTCGGCGCGGACCCACTCGACCAGTGAGCTATTACGCTTTCTTTAAAGGGTTGCTGCTTCTAAGCCAACCTCCTGGTTGTCTGGGCAGTTCTACCTCCTTTACCACTTAGCATACATTTGGGGACCTTAGCTGGCGGTCTGGGCTGTTTCCCTCTCGACCATGGAACTTATCTCCCACAGTCTGACTCCCGTGCTCTAACTTGACGGTATTCGGAGTTTGAATGGGTTTGGTAATCTGGTGAGACCCCTAGTCCAATCAGTGCTCTACCTCCGTCAGTAAACACACGAGGCTATACCTAAATATATTTCGGAGAAAACCAGCTATCACCGAGTTTGATTAGCCTTTCACTCCTATCCACAGCTCATCCAAGCAGTTTTCAACCTACACTGGTTCGGGCCTCCACGAAGTGTTACCTTCGCTTCACCCTGGCCATGGATAGATCACCCGGCTTCGGGTCTACCCCATGCAACTTTGGCCATGCACACACTTAAATTGGCGTTTGCGTATCTCATCTTCAGCCCATCTTTGTCTGCTCTTCATAAACAAATTCCTCAAAATAGCGCTGCTATTCCTGCGGATTTATTTAATCAGATCAGCCAAACCTGGACTAAATCTGAGCACGCATTCCACCAACTTAAGAGTGCGCATGTCCCGCGCCCTGTTAAGACTCGCTTTCGCTACGGCTCCACCTGACGGCTTAACCTTGCTGCATAGGGTAAGTCGTTGACTCATTATGCAAAAGGCACGCGGTCACACTGGACAAAAGTCCATAGTGCTTCCACTGCTTGTAGGCAAACGGTTTCAGGTACTATTTCACTCGGGTCCCCCCGTACTTTTCACCTTTCCCTCACGGTACTGGTTCACTATCGGTCATCGGTTAGTATTTAGCCTTGGAAGATGGTCCTCCCAGATTCCCACAAGGTTTCACGTGTCTCGTGGTACTCGGGTGTCTTGTAAGGGAGATCCATGCATTTCACCTACCGGGCTATCACCGTCTATGGCCGGCCTTTCCATGCCGTTCCGCTATACATGAATTTTGTAACTCCCCGCCGGAACTGCAATCCCGGCAAACAAGATCCCACAACCCCACACAAGCAACGCTTGCAGGCTTACACTCATGTGGTTTGGGCTGATCCCGGTTCGCTCGCCGCTACTACGGGAATCGTTTTTACTTTCTTTTCCTGAAGGTACTTAGATGTTTCAATTCCCCTCGTTCGCCTCATGCACCTATGAATTCAGTGCATGATACCCGGGTATTACCCCGGGTGGGTTCCCCCATTCGGAAATCTCCGGATCAAAGCCTGTTAGCGGCTACCCGAAGCTTATCGCAGCTTGCCACGTCCTTCATCGCCTTCCGATACCTAGGCATCCACCGTTCGCCCTTAGTAGCTTAACCATAAAGCCTGATTAATAAATACTCAGCTACTGTATCAAAAAAATTACCCTACTATTCAATTATCAAAGAACAATTCAAAATCAGAGATTTTGAATTAAAGCAATTTGCTTTCATCTGTTTTTGAACCACATTCAAAAACGATGGACTCGTAACAACCCGAAAGGCTTCAAATGCCACCCAATAAAATCAACAAGTTACAAGACAAATCACGTCCGTCGAGCAGGTTGTTGCGAGACCGACAAAAACAGATGAAAGTAAATTGCGCTTTCTAAATTTTTCTCGAAAAATTTAGTGGTGGAGGTGAACGGGATCGAACCGATGACCTCCTGCGTGCAAGGCAGGCGCTCTCCCAGCTGAGCTACACCCCCGATTACTAACCGTTCAAACTGTTTAAACCGTTTGAACGGTTTTGGTGATAAGCATGGTGGGCCTAGATGGACTTGAACCATCGACCTCACGCTTATCAGGCGTGCGCTCTAACCAGAACTGAGCTATAGGCCCGTGTCAGAAGACAGAGGACAGAGGACAGAGGACAGATCACTGATTAAATAAAATGCCCTGAACCTTGTCCCCGGACTCCCGGCCTTGGCTTCCCCGTTCTCTCAAAGATCTTTTCCGTCAGCCGTCTTCTGACTTCTGACTTCTGGCTTCTGGTCCATCGATCCTTCAAAACTGAATAGCAATGTCAAGTGGGTGTTGATCTAGGTATGTTCACCTGTTACCAGATGAAAACAATCCTTTAAAAGGAGGTGATCCATCCGCAGGTTCCCCTACGGATACCTTGTTACGACTTCACCCCAATTACCAGCCATTCCTTGGTAGCCTGCCTCCCTTGCGGGTTAGCTCAACTACTTCTGGAACAACCAACTCTCGTGGTGTGACGGGCGGTGTGTACAAGGCCCGGGAACGTATTCACCGTGGCATGCTGATCCACGATTACTAGCGATTCCAACTTCACGGAGTCGAGTTGCAGACTCCGATCCGGACTGAGATCGGTTTTACGGGATTCGCTACTCCTCGCGAAGTCGCTGCCCTTTGTACCGACCATTGTAGTACGTGTGTAGCCCTGGTCATAAAGGCCATGAGGACTTGACGTCATCCCCACCTTCCTCCGGTTTGACACCGGCAGTCCCTTTAGAGTGCCCAACTTAATGCTGGCAACTAAAGGCAGGGGTTGCGCTCGTTGCGGGACTTAACCCAACATCTCACGACACGAGCTGACGACAGCCATGCAGCACCTGTCACCAAGCTCTTCTAATGAAGCACTTTCCCGTTTCCGGGAAATTCTCGGGATGTCAAGACCAGGTAAGGTTCTGCGCGTTGCGTCGAATTAAACCACATACTCCACCGCTTGTGCGGGCCCCCGTCAATTCCTTTGAGTTTTAGCCTTGCGGCCGTACTCCCCAGGCGGAGAACTTATTGCGTTAGCTGCGGTGCGGAAGGGATCAACACCCCCCACTCCTAGTTCTCATCGTTTACGGCGTGGACTACCAGGGTATCTAATCCTGTTTGCTCCCCACGCTTTCGCGCCTCAGCGTCAGTATCTGTCCAGAAAGTCGCCTTCGCCACCGGTGTTCCTCCTGATATCTACGAATTTCACCTCTACACCAGGAATTCCACTTTCCTCTCCAGTACTCAAGCCAGACAGTTTCAGATGCACTTCCACGGTTGAGCCGTGGGCTTTCACATCTGACTTATCAAGCCGCCTGCGCGCCCTTTACGCCCAGTAATTCCGAACAACGCTCGCACCCTCCGTATTACCGCGGCTGCTGGCACGGAGTTAGCCGGTGCTTCCTTTGGTGGTACCGTCAAATATCATGGGTATTAACCACAATACATTTCTTCCCACCTGACAGGGCTTTACGATCCGAAAACCTTCCTCACCCACGCGGCGTCGCTGCGTCAGGGTTGCCCCCATTGCGCAATATTCCTCACTGCTGCCTCCCGTAGGAGTCTGGTCCGTGTTCCAGTTCCAGTGTGGCGGATCATCCTCTCAGACCCGCTAACCATCGTCGCCTTGGTAGGCCGTTACCCCACCAACAAGCTAATGGTACGCAAACTCATCCCTCTACAATAGCTTGAATCAGAGGCCATCTTTCTTCTTCAATACCTGCATATTGAAGAACGTATCCGGTATTAGCCCGCCTTTCGGCGGGTTATCCCGGATAAAGGGGTAGATTATTTACGCGTTACTCACCCGTGCGCCACTCTACTCATCCGCCGAAGCGGACTTTCTCGTTCGACTTGCATGTGTTAAGCACGCCGCCAGCGTTCGTTCTGAGCCAGGATCAAACTCTCTAGTTTAAATCCTAATACCCGGTATGAACCGGGGTTTTCTCAAAGTTACTGCTCTCAAAAAGACCCACTGTCTTTTGCTATTCAGTTTTCAAGGATCAATGCCGCAATCACCAGGATCGCGCCGCCCCGCTGGGCGTGGCGGAATTCTGTATTATCTTCGACTCAAGACCTGATGTCAAGCGCTTTTCATCGCCGATCAGTCTCGAAAAAAATCAGCTGTCAAGCCCTGCGAAGACGCGACAACCTATTATCTTCTGAGCACCTTGTCAATAAGATTCTTTGAGATTTTTGCCAGCTCATTTTTCCGGAATGTGCTTATCCTCTCTACCTTCTGTGCAAATAATCATTTTAGAGGTTGTGAAGCCTGATGATCTTTCCTAGAGTTGAAAAGGGCGACAGTCCATTTATATGAAAGTCGCTCCGGGCGAAGCTCCACGTTCGAGGAGATTTTCATTGTTCGTTGTGGTTGCGGACTGAAATCCGGTTCAGCCATGCTGGTTTGTCTTGTTGGTTCGTAAACCTTTGTCCTTGGAGAGCGAGATGAAAAAGGCCGATTTTCAGGAACTACTGGATCAGGAGAAGAAGGTTGTGCGCTGTGGCCTCTGTGCGCACCGATGTCAGATAAAGGAGGGCCGGCGCGGACTCTGTAAGGTCCGGGAAAACCGGAACGGGGTTCTTTACAGTATGGTCTACGGCCGTCTGATCAGCGAGCATGTGGACCCGATCGAGAAAAAACCGCTTTTTCATCTGCTGCCCGGTTCGCTGTCCTATTCCATTGCCACGGTGGGGTGCAATTTCCGCTGTAAACACTGTCAGAATTATCAGATATCCCAGTATCCCCGGCAGCACGGCGGTGAAATCACGGGCCGGGAGACGACCCCGGCGCAGGTGGTGGCCGCAGCCCGCCGGGCCGGCTGCGCCAGCATCAGTTATACCTATATCGAGCCCACCGTGTTTTTCGAGTTCGCCTATGATGTGGCGGTGCTCGCCCGGGCCGCCGGGTTGCGCAACGTATTTGTGAGCAACGGTTATACCAGCCCCGGGGCCAGCCGTAAGATCGCCCCCTATCTGGACGGCAACAATATCGATCTCAAGGCGTTCAGCGACACCTTTTATAAAGAGGTCTGCGGGGCCAGGCTGGCCCCGGTTCTTGATACCATCGTGCTGATGAAGGAGTTGGGGGTCTGGGTCGAGGTCACCACCCTGGTGATCCCGGGATGGAACGATTCTGATAAGGAGTTGACCGCAATTGCCGAGTTTATCAGGGGGGTGGATCCCCGGATGCCCTGGCATGTCAGTCGTTTTTACCCCACCTATCGGATGACCGACCGGGGCGGGACCCCGGTGGCTACCCTGCATCGGGCCCGGGAGATCGGCTTGGCCGCTGGGCTTGAATATGTCTATGTGGGGAATCTCCCCGGAGATACAGGGGAAAATACCATCTGTCCGCACTGTGCGGAACCGGTGATCGAACGGCAGGGGTTCGGGCTTCGCCGCGCCAGGATCCGC
This window contains:
- the amrS gene encoding AmmeMemoRadiSam system radical SAM enzyme, translated to MKKADFQELLDQEKKVVRCGLCAHRCQIKEGRRGLCKVRENRNGVLYSMVYGRLISEHVDPIEKKPLFHLLPGSLSYSIATVGCNFRCKHCQNYQISQYPRQHGGEITGRETTPAQVVAAARRAGCASISYTYIEPTVFFEFAYDVAVLARAAGLRNVFVSNGYTSPGASRKIAPYLDGNNIDLKAFSDTFYKEVCGARLAPVLDTIVLMKELGVWVEVTTLVIPGWNDSDKELTAIAEFIRGVDPRMPWHVSRFYPTYRMTDRGGTPVATLHRAREIGLAAGLEYVYVGNLPGDTGENTICPHCAEPVIERQGFGLRRARIRAGKCGLCGGSISGVWE